From the Synechococcus sp. HK01-R genome, one window contains:
- a CDS encoding (Fe-S)-binding protein produces the protein MASQTSLPGLPTGVSDPCVHCGFCLPTCASYRVLGTEMDSPRGRIHTLKAIEASELELDATVASHFDSCLGCFACVSACPSGVRYDQLIEATRPKLNSAELRNSWQQSFRQLLLAVLPYPRRLRALLTPLRAYAGGPLQALARRSGLPRLLGPQLEAMEALLPPLAPEGFADRFPKLNPAQGERRGRVGLVLGCVQRCFDPAVNAATVAVLQANGFDVVIPADQGCCGAVSHHQGQLEQTRELASALVARFAGETLDAVLVAASGCGHTMKAYGELLNEGRSGFACPVLDVHEFLADRGLSEAFRAALQPLPIAVAYHDACHMIHGQGIAAQPRALLRAIPGLQLHEASEAGVCCGSAGIYNLVQPAEAAELGRIKADDLSGTGATVIASANIGCSLQLRRHLQKGGPEVMHPMELLARAASLNSTSEKSNQEADKA, from the coding sequence ATGGCTTCTCAGACCTCCCTGCCCGGCCTGCCGACCGGTGTTTCCGACCCCTGCGTGCACTGCGGCTTCTGCCTGCCTACCTGCGCCAGCTATCGGGTGTTGGGCACGGAGATGGATTCGCCACGGGGGCGCATTCACACCCTTAAGGCGATTGAGGCGAGCGAACTGGAGCTCGATGCGACGGTGGCCAGCCATTTCGACAGCTGCTTGGGTTGCTTCGCCTGCGTCAGCGCCTGCCCCTCAGGGGTGCGCTACGACCAGCTCATTGAAGCGACTCGACCAAAACTGAACTCAGCCGAGCTGCGCAATAGCTGGCAGCAAAGCTTCCGCCAGCTGCTCCTGGCGGTGCTTCCCTATCCCCGACGCCTGCGCGCCCTGCTCACCCCCCTCCGCGCCTATGCAGGCGGACCTCTGCAGGCCCTGGCCCGACGGTCTGGGCTGCCACGCCTGCTCGGGCCGCAACTGGAGGCGATGGAGGCGCTGCTACCGCCCCTGGCCCCGGAGGGCTTCGCCGATCGCTTCCCCAAGCTGAATCCGGCTCAGGGGGAACGCCGCGGCCGCGTCGGGCTGGTGCTGGGTTGCGTGCAGCGCTGCTTTGATCCGGCCGTCAATGCGGCGACGGTGGCGGTGCTGCAGGCCAACGGCTTTGACGTCGTGATTCCAGCCGATCAGGGCTGCTGCGGTGCCGTGAGTCATCACCAGGGGCAGCTCGAGCAGACCCGGGAACTGGCCAGTGCCCTGGTGGCCCGCTTCGCTGGAGAGACGCTGGATGCCGTGCTGGTGGCGGCCTCTGGCTGCGGCCACACCATGAAGGCCTACGGCGAGCTTCTGAACGAGGGACGCAGCGGCTTTGCCTGCCCCGTGCTCGATGTGCATGAATTCCTCGCGGACCGAGGTCTTTCGGAAGCCTTCCGCGCGGCCCTGCAACCCCTGCCGATTGCGGTGGCTTATCACGACGCCTGCCACATGATTCACGGCCAGGGCATCGCCGCCCAGCCACGGGCGCTGCTGCGCGCCATCCCAGGCCTGCAACTGCACGAAGCCAGCGAGGCAGGCGTGTGCTGCGGCAGCGCCGGCATCTACAACCTGGTGCAACCGGCGGAGGCCGCCGAGCTTGGCCGGATCAAGGCCGACGATCTGAGCGGCACCGGCGCCACGGTCATCGCCAGCGCCAACATCGGCTGCAGCCTGCAGCTGCGTCGCCACCTCCAGAAGGGTGGCCCGGAGGTCATGCATCCGATGGAGTTGCTGGCCCGCGCTGCAAGCCTGAACAGCACCTCTGAGAAGAGCAATCAAGAGGCTGACAAAGCCTGA
- a CDS encoding glycosyltransferase: protein MSPNVTIDSIRVLVPGTGARFRCGGLSVALQTARLLGRLRPTELVTYRAREAEHSFLDDVLAQEASPGNALWLVSWGFDVPATLKKLRGRPVLYQAHSSGYGFDLPPGVPLVAVSRNTLGYWGDRAPRNPLFLVPNALEPQWLERGARPRLMGAAAGKRPIDVLVQQRKSSPYVLNTLVPALRARGLTVEVQSGWVDDLVALFNSASVYLYDSAEYWRGRGVSEGFGLPPLEALACGCVVFSSFNHALADTLTPGVSAHQIGQGSLSNDLERITAAAADPSAWGPDAATLAALLEEVSEARLLERWRSTLGQLQSLQANNAMGLNPAYSLRSPSTRRLRWSQRFDRLRGKVVNRLPGWLPKP, encoded by the coding sequence TTGAGCCCCAACGTCACGATCGACTCCATTCGGGTTCTGGTGCCGGGCACCGGGGCCCGTTTTCGTTGTGGCGGTTTGAGCGTGGCGTTGCAGACCGCCCGACTGCTCGGGAGGTTGCGTCCCACTGAGCTCGTCACCTACCGGGCTCGGGAAGCCGAGCATTCCTTTCTGGATGACGTGCTCGCTCAAGAAGCGTCTCCCGGCAACGCACTCTGGCTGGTCAGCTGGGGTTTTGACGTCCCAGCCACCCTGAAGAAGCTGCGGGGTCGACCGGTGCTCTATCAGGCCCACAGCAGCGGCTATGGCTTTGATCTGCCTCCAGGTGTTCCGCTGGTGGCCGTGAGTCGCAACACACTGGGCTATTGGGGTGACCGGGCACCGCGGAATCCCCTCTTCCTGGTGCCCAATGCTCTCGAACCTCAGTGGCTGGAGCGGGGCGCCCGTCCCAGGCTGATGGGCGCTGCGGCCGGGAAACGTCCGATTGATGTGCTGGTGCAGCAGCGCAAGAGCAGCCCTTATGTGCTCAACACGCTGGTGCCCGCCCTGAGGGCGCGAGGACTGACGGTCGAGGTGCAGAGCGGTTGGGTGGATGATCTTGTGGCTCTGTTCAACAGTGCCAGCGTTTACCTCTACGACTCGGCCGAGTACTGGCGGGGCCGCGGGGTGAGCGAGGGCTTTGGCCTCCCCCCACTGGAAGCGCTGGCCTGCGGCTGTGTCGTGTTCAGCAGTTTCAATCACGCCCTTGCCGACACCCTGACCCCCGGAGTCAGCGCCCATCAAATTGGCCAGGGCTCTCTCAGCAATGATCTCGAGCGAATCACAGCGGCGGCGGCTGACCCCTCCGCCTGGGGCCCCGATGCTGCGACGCTGGCTGCTCTGCTGGAGGAGGTGTCGGAGGCTCGGCTGCTTGAGCGTTGGCGCAGCACGCTCGGGCAGTTGCAATCCCTTCAGGCCAACAATGCCATGGGTCTGAATCCGGCCTACAGCCTGCGCAGTCCATCCACCCGTCGCCTGCGCTGGAGCCAGCGTTTCGATCGCTTGCGTGGCAAGGTGGTCAATCGGTTGCCCGGCTGGCTGCCAAAGCCCTGA
- a CDS encoding NADP-dependent isocitrate dehydrogenase has translation MAQFEKLTAPSQGTPIRFENGQPVVANDPIIPFIRGDGTGVDIWPATQKVLDAAVAKAYGGSKRIEWFKVYAGDEACELYGTYQYLPEDTLEAIRAYGVAIKGPLTTPVGGGIRSLNVALRQIFDLYSCVRPCRYYAGTPSPHKRPQDLDVIVYRENTEDIYMGIEWEADDSVGQELRKHLNEVVIPANGKLGKRQIPEGSGIGIKPVSKHGSQRHIRKAIQHALRLQGDKRHVTLVHKGNIMKFTEGAFRDWGYELATTEFRNVCITERESWILGNLEKDPNLSVQANARMIEPGYDSLTPEKKADIDAEVQAVIDAIGSSHGGGKWKAMVLVDDRIADSIFQQIQTRPQEYSILATLNLNGDYISDAAAAMVGGLGMAPGANIGETAAIFEATHGTAPKHAGLDRINPGSVILSGVMMLEFLGWQEAADLITKGLSAAIADQQVTYDLARLMEPQVEPVSCSGFAEAIIARF, from the coding sequence ATGGCTCAGTTCGAGAAGCTCACCGCCCCCAGCCAGGGCACTCCGATCCGCTTCGAGAACGGTCAGCCGGTGGTGGCCAACGACCCAATCATTCCCTTCATCCGCGGCGATGGCACCGGCGTGGACATCTGGCCGGCCACTCAGAAAGTTCTGGATGCAGCGGTGGCGAAGGCCTACGGCGGCAGCAAGCGGATCGAATGGTTCAAGGTGTACGCGGGCGATGAGGCCTGCGAGCTCTACGGCACCTACCAGTACCTGCCGGAGGACACCCTCGAGGCCATCCGCGCCTATGGCGTGGCCATCAAGGGTCCCCTCACCACACCGGTGGGCGGCGGCATCCGTTCGTTGAATGTGGCCCTACGCCAGATCTTTGATCTGTATTCCTGCGTGCGCCCCTGTCGCTACTACGCAGGCACCCCCAGCCCCCACAAGCGCCCCCAGGATCTGGACGTGATCGTCTACCGCGAGAACACGGAAGACATCTACATGGGGATCGAATGGGAGGCCGATGACAGCGTTGGCCAGGAGCTGCGCAAGCACCTCAACGAGGTGGTGATCCCCGCCAACGGCAAGCTGGGCAAGCGCCAGATCCCCGAAGGTTCAGGCATCGGCATCAAGCCGGTGAGCAAGCACGGCAGTCAGCGCCACATCCGCAAGGCGATTCAGCACGCCCTGCGCCTGCAAGGCGACAAGCGCCACGTGACCCTGGTGCACAAGGGCAACATCATGAAGTTCACGGAAGGGGCCTTCCGTGACTGGGGCTATGAACTGGCCACCACCGAGTTCCGCAATGTGTGCATCACCGAGCGGGAGAGCTGGATTCTCGGCAACCTCGAGAAGGATCCCAACCTGAGCGTGCAGGCCAACGCCCGCATGATCGAGCCGGGCTACGACAGCCTCACCCCTGAGAAAAAAGCCGACATCGACGCCGAGGTGCAGGCCGTGATCGACGCCATCGGCAGCAGCCACGGTGGCGGCAAGTGGAAAGCCATGGTGCTGGTCGATGACCGCATCGCCGACAGCATCTTCCAGCAGATCCAGACCCGACCGCAGGAGTATTCGATCCTGGCCACCCTCAACCTGAACGGCGACTACATCTCGGATGCCGCCGCCGCCATGGTGGGCGGTCTGGGCATGGCTCCCGGCGCCAACATCGGCGAAACCGCCGCCATCTTCGAAGCCACCCATGGCACCGCTCCAAAGCATGCGGGGCTTGATCGCATCAATCCGGGTTCGGTGATCCTCAGCGGCGTGATGATGCTGGAGTTCCTGGGCTGGCAGGAGGCTGCTGACCTGATCACAAAGGGGCTCAGTGCCGCCATCGCCGATCAACAGGTGACCTACGACCTGGCCAGGTTGATGGAACCCCAGGTGGAGCCTGTCAGCTGCAGCGGTTTCGCCGAGGCGATCATCGCCCGCTTCTAA
- a CDS encoding ABC transporter ATP-binding protein, translating to MPLKSQTWTELKLLLQELSPKRLRYLALVLLASLFQGIIDILLVGLLARLVGLLAGAKLGDQIPGIRFFGGGLLDQAGWIVALLIAAYWLASGIRFGVALLESLLTAEIWSDLVNKVYRNLMLQRYEFFMHKRTSVLSERFNRILSRVTGAVITPMIAIAGSLLSVMALIMGVVFVLGGSSILIFSLLLLAYAISSKIITPYLRLAVRQKNRYTRRLHIIFSESIRSMRDVQLYSSHEFFVDRFSRDGVLAKRNDRLSTLLPNVPRFLIEPAGITILFAVGLAPAMIAGDGSRLREALPELATILVVLLRISGPLQSVFRSINKLRGGLPEVKDALELLRMRPERLSLGDPGVPSPEGVMARRLIELHDVSFSYQGSSTPVLEGINLSIPVGSRIALVGKTGSGKTTMAHLLLGLYTPTLGELLLDGVPVSDEEMPAWQANCAFVPQLIRLLDASVRENVAFCEDPDLIDDDQVWAALEAAQFAEFVSQMPYGLFTMCGENGMKLSGGQRQRLSLARAFYRRAKLMVLDEATSALDNKTEHDVMQALDLVGRRCTMVVIAHRLSTVKKCDRIYEVDRGRIIASGDFQRLTEISPSFRERTMLDAV from the coding sequence ATGCCCCTGAAAAGCCAGACCTGGACTGAACTGAAGCTGCTGCTGCAGGAACTGTCGCCCAAGCGTCTGCGCTACCTCGCTCTTGTGTTGCTTGCTTCCCTGTTTCAGGGAATCATCGACATTCTTTTGGTGGGGCTGCTCGCCCGCCTCGTGGGACTTCTGGCCGGCGCGAAGCTCGGTGATCAGATCCCAGGCATTCGTTTTTTCGGTGGTGGTCTGCTCGATCAGGCCGGATGGATCGTTGCTCTGTTGATTGCGGCCTATTGGCTCGCCTCTGGAATTCGCTTTGGGGTGGCGCTGCTGGAGTCATTGCTCACAGCTGAGATCTGGTCTGACCTGGTGAATAAGGTCTACCGGAATCTGATGCTGCAGCGCTATGAGTTTTTCATGCACAAGCGCACTTCAGTGTTGTCCGAGCGCTTCAATCGCATTCTTAGTCGTGTCACCGGAGCGGTGATTACGCCCATGATTGCGATTGCAGGGAGCCTGCTGTCGGTGATGGCATTGATTATGGGTGTGGTGTTTGTGCTCGGTGGTTCGTCAATTCTTATTTTCTCTTTGCTGCTACTCGCCTATGCAATTTCTTCTAAAATCATTACTCCATATTTGCGATTAGCTGTTCGTCAAAAAAATCGCTATACCCGTCGCCTTCATATTATCTTTTCGGAGTCTATTCGCTCCATGCGCGATGTGCAGCTTTACTCATCGCATGAGTTTTTTGTTGATCGATTTTCCCGCGATGGAGTGCTTGCTAAGCGCAACGATCGACTCTCGACCCTGTTGCCAAATGTTCCGCGTTTTTTGATCGAACCAGCGGGGATCACGATACTTTTTGCTGTTGGCCTGGCCCCGGCGATGATCGCTGGTGACGGATCAAGATTAAGGGAGGCTCTTCCAGAGCTGGCCACGATTCTTGTGGTGCTGCTGCGGATCTCTGGCCCGCTGCAGTCAGTGTTTCGCAGTATCAATAAATTGCGCGGTGGCCTGCCTGAAGTTAAAGATGCGCTCGAACTTTTGCGGATGCGGCCAGAGAGACTCTCTCTGGGAGATCCCGGAGTGCCATCGCCGGAGGGGGTGATGGCGCGTCGCTTAATTGAGCTCCACGATGTGAGCTTTAGCTACCAGGGCAGCAGCACGCCCGTGCTTGAGGGCATCAATCTTTCCATTCCTGTGGGGTCTCGGATTGCCCTCGTCGGCAAGACGGGTAGTGGCAAGACCACCATGGCTCATTTGCTGCTCGGTCTTTACACGCCCACGCTGGGTGAGTTGTTGCTTGATGGCGTCCCGGTTTCCGATGAGGAGATGCCGGCATGGCAGGCTAATTGTGCGTTTGTGCCGCAGTTGATTCGTCTTCTTGATGCCAGCGTCCGTGAAAACGTCGCCTTCTGTGAAGATCCCGATCTGATTGATGACGATCAGGTCTGGGCGGCTCTGGAGGCGGCTCAATTTGCTGAGTTTGTCTCTCAGATGCCCTATGGCCTGTTCACGATGTGTGGAGAAAATGGCATGAAGCTTTCGGGTGGCCAGCGTCAGCGTCTGTCGTTGGCGAGAGCTTTTTATCGCCGCGCCAAGTTGATGGTGCTCGATGAAGCCACCAGCGCTCTCGATAACAAAACCGAACACGATGTGATGCAGGCCCTCGATCTTGTGGGACGTCGTTGCACGATGGTGGTGATTGCCCATCGCCTTTCCACCGTCAAGAAATGCGATCGCATTTACGAGGTGGACCGCGGGCGAATCATCGCCTCCGGTGACTTCCAGCGTCTCACTGAAATCTCCCCCAGCTTCCGCGAGAGGACCATGTTGGATGCGGTTTGA
- a CDS encoding alpha/beta fold hydrolase translates to MDRNQGADLPPWSFQGHAVHCLRQGPLEPDAGLDQPALLLVHGFGASTDHWRHNIPVLARRHEVHALDLLGFGRSSKPAELAYGGALWRDQLVAYVRERIGRPTVIAGNSLGGFAALAAGAALGEQAGGVVLLNAAGPFSDEQKPPQGWGAIARQTIGSALLKSPVLQRLLFENLRRPATIRRTLNQVYIDRTNVDEALVEAIRRPSLDPGAFGVFRTVFDIPRGQPLDELFAQLQAPLLLLWGIRDPWINAAGRRASFQRHAPEATTEVVLEAGHCPHDEVPDQVNAALLDWLANLPLHGACQPEHP, encoded by the coding sequence TTGGATCGGAACCAGGGCGCTGACCTGCCCCCCTGGAGCTTTCAAGGCCACGCTGTGCACTGCCTGCGGCAGGGCCCCCTGGAGCCTGATGCAGGCCTTGATCAGCCGGCCCTGTTGCTGGTGCATGGCTTCGGTGCCTCCACGGATCACTGGCGCCACAACATCCCCGTGTTGGCCCGCCGCCATGAGGTGCATGCCCTTGATCTGCTCGGCTTCGGGCGGAGCAGCAAGCCGGCTGAACTGGCCTATGGCGGTGCCCTCTGGCGCGATCAGTTGGTGGCCTATGTCCGCGAGCGGATCGGCCGTCCCACGGTGATCGCTGGCAACTCCCTGGGTGGTTTTGCTGCCCTTGCGGCCGGGGCTGCCCTCGGGGAGCAGGCCGGTGGGGTGGTGCTGCTGAATGCCGCCGGCCCTTTCAGCGATGAGCAGAAGCCTCCCCAGGGCTGGGGGGCGATCGCCCGTCAGACGATTGGTTCCGCCCTGCTCAAGAGCCCCGTGTTGCAGCGGCTGCTGTTTGAGAACCTGCGCCGTCCGGCCACGATCCGGCGCACCCTCAACCAGGTGTACATCGACCGCACGAATGTGGATGAGGCCTTGGTGGAAGCGATCCGTCGGCCGTCCCTGGATCCCGGAGCCTTCGGAGTGTTCCGCACCGTGTTTGACATTCCCCGCGGTCAGCCTCTTGATGAGCTGTTCGCCCAGCTGCAGGCCCCCTTGCTGCTGCTCTGGGGCATTCGTGATCCCTGGATTAACGCGGCCGGGCGCCGCGCCAGTTTTCAGCGCCATGCGCCGGAGGCGACCACGGAGGTGGTGCTGGAGGCCGGGCATTGCCCCCACGATGAGGTGCCTGATCAGGTCAATGCCGCTCTGCTGGATTGGTTGGCGAACCTGCCGCTTCACGGGGCATGTCAGCCAGAACACCCGTGA
- a CDS encoding FAD-binding oxidoreductase, which produces MTASPAHQQLHCPESKAELQSLVSDWHRGGRPWVPSGLGTRLAWGAPLQTHAAGEPIPTLSTRNLNQILDHAVDDLTVTVEAGLPLAALQAALIEHNQWLPVDWPWGSDPSHSDGSGSIGGLVARGLSGGLRHRHMGLRDQIIGIGLIRSDGISANAGGRVVKNVAGYDLMRLLCGSWGSLALIHTLTLRTQPIRPARAQLLVQGELEALEAWRAEVLASTLTPEWINWRGGSDQGWSIRVGIASVSELAVEAQLNRLEALAVPQRLSAERHPWASPLPTPIHSQLPAERAGAEPGWLLRLALPPARVSELLASQELRGLRGWSGELAAGAGSGELWQCAEKPSAHHQVQALRHKLSTLGGQLSVLLQPDAGNAELALPAWLDAPSKPLIEAVKREFDPLQQLSRGRLPGVAQPFLS; this is translated from the coding sequence ATCACTGCGTCACCGGCCCACCAGCAGCTCCACTGCCCCGAGTCCAAGGCAGAGCTGCAGTCGCTCGTTAGTGACTGGCACCGGGGAGGGCGCCCCTGGGTGCCCAGTGGTCTAGGCACAAGGTTGGCCTGGGGGGCACCGCTGCAGACCCACGCCGCAGGGGAGCCGATCCCAACGCTCAGCACCCGGAACCTGAACCAAATCCTCGACCATGCGGTCGACGACCTGACCGTGACCGTGGAAGCGGGACTGCCCCTGGCGGCGCTGCAGGCAGCCCTGATCGAACACAACCAGTGGCTGCCGGTGGACTGGCCCTGGGGCAGTGACCCAAGCCATTCCGACGGCTCCGGCAGCATCGGCGGGCTGGTGGCTCGGGGCCTCAGCGGCGGCCTGCGCCACCGGCACATGGGCCTACGCGACCAGATCATTGGCATCGGCCTGATCCGCAGCGATGGCATCAGCGCCAACGCCGGCGGACGCGTGGTGAAAAACGTGGCCGGCTATGACCTGATGCGCCTGCTCTGCGGCAGCTGGGGCAGCCTGGCCCTGATCCACACCCTCACCCTGCGCACCCAGCCGATCCGTCCGGCCCGGGCCCAACTGCTGGTGCAGGGCGAGCTGGAGGCCCTCGAGGCCTGGCGGGCCGAGGTGCTGGCCAGCACCCTGACCCCGGAGTGGATCAACTGGCGGGGTGGTTCCGACCAAGGCTGGTCGATCCGGGTGGGCATCGCCAGCGTCAGTGAGCTGGCCGTGGAGGCCCAGCTGAACCGCCTCGAAGCGCTCGCGGTGCCCCAGCGACTGAGCGCGGAACGCCACCCCTGGGCGAGCCCACTTCCAACACCGATCCATTCACAGCTGCCTGCTGAGCGAGCGGGCGCTGAGCCTGGCTGGCTGCTGCGACTGGCCCTGCCACCCGCCCGAGTGAGCGAACTCCTGGCGAGTCAAGAACTGCGCGGCCTGCGGGGTTGGAGCGGAGAGCTGGCGGCAGGAGCAGGCAGCGGTGAGCTCTGGCAGTGTGCTGAAAAGCCTTCCGCCCACCATCAGGTGCAGGCGCTGCGCCACAAGCTCAGCACTCTGGGGGGACAGCTCAGCGTTCTGCTGCAACCCGATGCCGGCAACGCGGAACTGGCCCTGCCCGCCTGGCTCGATGCGCCCTCAAAGCCACTGATCGAGGCGGTGAAGCGGGAATTCGACCCCCTGCAGCAACTCAGCCGCGGGCGGCTGCCGGGGGTGGCCCAGCCCTTCCTCAGCTGA
- a CDS encoding four-carbon acid sugar kinase family protein: MTIVVIDDDPTGSQTLHSCPLLLRWDLDSLCRGLRQRPRLLFLLANTRALTAAQAAERNREIVAALAEALAAEGIPADHVQLVSRGDSTLRGHGVLEPQVLAEAWQGLVGPVDATLHVPAFLPGGRTTVDGVHRLHGEPVHTTAFARDRLFGYSTSDLAAWLEEKSAGQIKAASVARLGRVQLDQAAVSRAAGSRAVGDSAGFEALVGWLASLEGNRAVVVDGERPEQLEALGAAVEVLRGRKRFLFRSAASLLNGLVDGGVRPLGPQPLDAAGLAGLRRRASSGQPWPGLVLVGSHVPLADQQLDQLLKEPGCLGVELPVARVARVLEGGCPDLLLADLEREWGAQLQSALAAGRTPVLFTSRGELSFGAGDAALERRLAFGMELARLMARLVAALAPQLGYVISKGGITTGTLLAEGLRLEAVQLEGQLLPGLSLVRPQDDGAQAVGVEGLPVVTFPGNLGDGSTLAEAWRLMEAG, translated from the coding sequence ATGACCATCGTGGTGATCGACGACGACCCCACCGGCTCCCAGACGCTGCACAGCTGCCCACTGCTGCTGCGCTGGGACCTGGACAGTCTGTGCCGTGGTTTGCGTCAACGCCCGCGCTTGTTGTTTCTTCTCGCCAATACCCGGGCGCTGACGGCGGCCCAGGCGGCGGAACGCAACCGCGAGATCGTGGCGGCACTGGCTGAGGCACTGGCGGCGGAGGGGATCCCAGCGGATCATGTGCAACTCGTGAGTCGTGGAGATTCCACCCTGCGCGGCCACGGGGTGCTGGAACCCCAGGTGTTGGCGGAGGCTTGGCAGGGGCTGGTGGGGCCGGTCGACGCCACCTTGCATGTGCCCGCCTTCCTGCCCGGTGGACGCACCACGGTTGATGGTGTGCATCGTCTCCATGGTGAGCCGGTGCACACCACGGCGTTCGCTCGCGATCGCCTGTTTGGTTACAGCACCAGTGATCTCGCCGCCTGGCTGGAAGAAAAGAGCGCTGGCCAGATCAAGGCCGCGTCCGTGGCGCGGCTGGGGCGGGTCCAGTTGGATCAGGCTGCAGTGAGCAGGGCCGCCGGTTCAAGGGCAGTCGGTGATTCCGCTGGTTTTGAGGCGCTGGTGGGCTGGCTCGCTTCCCTCGAGGGCAACCGCGCGGTGGTGGTGGATGGGGAGCGGCCGGAACAACTGGAGGCGTTGGGGGCCGCGGTGGAGGTGCTGCGGGGCCGCAAGCGGTTTCTGTTTCGTTCCGCTGCCAGCCTCCTGAACGGACTGGTGGATGGGGGCGTGCGGCCCCTGGGTCCTCAACCCCTCGATGCAGCTGGTCTGGCTGGTTTGCGTCGCCGCGCCTCCTCCGGTCAGCCGTGGCCAGGTTTGGTGCTGGTGGGCTCCCATGTGCCCCTGGCGGATCAGCAGCTGGATCAGCTTTTGAAGGAGCCTGGCTGCCTTGGGGTGGAGTTGCCGGTGGCCAGGGTCGCCCGGGTGCTGGAGGGGGGGTGCCCCGATCTGCTGTTGGCGGATCTGGAACGGGAGTGGGGAGCACAGCTGCAGAGCGCCCTGGCGGCAGGACGCACCCCGGTGTTGTTCACCAGTCGCGGAGAGTTGAGCTTCGGTGCTGGGGATGCGGCGCTTGAGCGGCGGCTGGCCTTCGGAATGGAACTGGCGCGGCTGATGGCTCGCTTGGTGGCAGCCTTGGCCCCCCAGCTGGGCTACGTGATCAGCAAGGGCGGCATCACCACCGGCACGCTGCTGGCGGAGGGCCTCAGGCTTGAGGCGGTGCAGCTGGAGGGGCAGCTGCTCCCAGGCCTCTCGCTGGTGCGCCCTCAGGACGATGGCGCTCAGGCTGTTGGTGTGGAGGGACTGCCGGTTGTGACCTTCCCCGGAAACCTGGGGGACGGAAGCACCCTGGCGGAAGCATGGCGGCTGATGGAGGCGGGCTGA
- a CDS encoding heme oxygenase (biliverdin-producing), translated as MSVALAAQLREGTKKSHTMAENTGFVSCFLKGVVDKGSYRTLVADLYFVYSAMEEEIARLSSNPVIAPIAFPELNRREALEQDLAYYFGADWAQQLKATPAAQAYVERIRQVAQEAPELLVGHHYTRYLGDLSGGQILKTIAQKAMNLSDNDGLSFYSFPAIADEKAFKTTYRAAMDQLPIDQAMADRIVEEANHAFHLNMKMFQELEGNLVAAIGKVLFGFLTRRQRAGSTEAVAA; from the coding sequence ATGTCCGTCGCTCTTGCTGCCCAGCTGCGTGAAGGCACCAAGAAGTCGCACACCATGGCCGAGAACACCGGTTTCGTGAGCTGCTTCCTCAAAGGTGTGGTCGATAAGGGGAGTTACCGCACGCTCGTGGCCGATCTGTATTTCGTGTACAGCGCCATGGAGGAGGAGATCGCACGCCTGTCTTCCAACCCGGTGATTGCTCCGATTGCCTTTCCTGAGCTCAACCGCCGCGAGGCCCTCGAGCAGGATCTCGCTTACTATTTCGGTGCCGATTGGGCCCAGCAGCTGAAGGCCACCCCTGCCGCCCAGGCGTATGTGGAGCGCATCCGTCAGGTGGCGCAGGAGGCGCCGGAACTACTGGTGGGCCATCACTACACCCGCTATCTCGGCGATCTCTCCGGCGGGCAGATCCTCAAGACCATTGCCCAGAAGGCAATGAACCTGTCTGACAACGATGGTCTGAGCTTCTATTCCTTCCCTGCCATCGCGGACGAGAAGGCCTTCAAGACCACCTACCGCGCTGCCATGGATCAGCTGCCGATCGATCAGGCGATGGCCGACCGGATCGTGGAAGAGGCCAACCATGCCTTCCACCTCAATATGAAAATGTTCCAGGAGCTGGAGGGCAATCTGGTGGCCGCGATCGGCAAGGTGCTCTTTGGCTTCCTGACCCGCCGTCAGCGGGCCGGAAGCACTGAGGCAGTGGCTGCTTGA
- a CDS encoding galactose mutarotase yields MAMTLTQQSEPYAHWEFVHPDSGDRLRIVPERGGLVSEWRCNGRELLYFDQERYADPAKSIRGGIPVLFPICGNLPGDRLPLASGDYTLQQHGFARNLPWQLQLLEDQSGVRLSLSDTPETRAAYPFAFLVAMEVRPVRDALDIVTTISHCGDEGEAMPFSFGLHPYFNVTDLGRTQLEGLAPVCLNHLEMAEAETATQLARLPEGVDFLTRPAGPVTLVDDAAGTRLQLQHLDPMDLTVVWTEPPRPMVCLEPWTGPRQSLISGDRKLELAPGQSQTLTCRYSVS; encoded by the coding sequence ATGGCCATGACGCTCACCCAGCAGTCCGAGCCCTACGCCCACTGGGAGTTTGTGCATCCGGACAGTGGGGATCGCCTCAGGATCGTCCCTGAGCGTGGCGGTCTCGTGAGCGAGTGGCGTTGCAATGGCCGCGAGCTGCTCTATTTCGACCAGGAGCGTTACGCCGATCCGGCTAAGAGCATCCGTGGCGGCATTCCGGTGCTGTTCCCGATCTGCGGCAACCTGCCTGGCGATCGGTTGCCCCTGGCCAGCGGCGACTACACCCTCCAGCAACACGGGTTCGCCCGCAATCTGCCCTGGCAGCTGCAGCTGCTTGAGGATCAGAGCGGCGTTCGCCTCAGCTTGAGCGACACCCCGGAGACCCGGGCGGCCTATCCGTTCGCGTTCCTGGTGGCGATGGAGGTGCGTCCGGTGCGGGATGCCCTGGACATCGTCACCACGATCAGCCATTGCGGCGATGAGGGCGAAGCGATGCCCTTCAGCTTCGGCCTGCATCCTTACTTCAATGTCACTGATCTGGGCCGGACCCAGCTCGAGGGCCTGGCACCGGTCTGCCTCAATCATCTGGAGATGGCTGAGGCCGAGACGGCCACTCAGCTCGCCCGCCTGCCGGAGGGCGTTGATTTCCTGACCCGTCCCGCGGGGCCGGTGACCCTCGTGGATGACGCCGCCGGCACCCGCCTGCAGCTCCAGCACCTGGATCCGATGGATCTCACCGTGGTCTGGACCGAGCCGCCCCGGCCGATGGTGTGCCTCGAGCCCTGGACCGGGCCCCGGCAGTCATTGATCAGTGGTGATCGCAAGCTGGAGCTGGCCCCGGGCCAGAGCCAGACCCTCACCTGTCGCTACTCGGTCAGCTGA